Proteins encoded within one genomic window of Humulus lupulus chromosome 1, drHumLupu1.1, whole genome shotgun sequence:
- the LOC133832804 gene encoding uncharacterized protein LOC133832804, giving the protein MLRNVTSAKASPIYLDLLQMSSPDDQFFAVWGIDLIGSLPTGKGGIKYAIVAVDYFTQWVKAEPLATITSKKTLDFVIKNIVCRYRLLRKIVSDNGLEFDNEVFTDFCQRHGVLKSFSSVAHLQENGQVEAVNKMLKASLKKMLEQAKGAWPMELPRALWSYHITARTSTGHSLFSMAYGYKAMLSVEAAISTHRWDTYDPTTNLALLRESLDLVEELCEASQLRVSSYQQKVA; this is encoded by the coding sequence ATGttaagaaatgtgacaagtgccaaagctTCACCAATATACCTTGatctcctccaaatgagctctcCTGATGACCAATTTTTTGCTgtctgggggattgaccttatcgggtcattgcccacgggaaaaggaggaatCAAGTATGCAATagtggcggtcgactacttcacacAGTGGGTcaaggctgagccactcgctacaatCACTTCTAAGAAGACACTAgatttcgtcatcaagaacatcgtttgccgCTACAGGCTCCTAAGGAAAATAGTCTCTGACAATGGCTTAGAGTTTGACAACGAGGTGTTCACAGACTTTTGTCAGCGACACGGGGTTTTGAAGAGCTTTTCCTCTGTGGCCCACCTGCAGGAAAATGGTCAGGTGGAAGCAGTCAATAAGATGCTCAAAGCCTCCTTGAAGAAAATGCTTGAACAGGCAAAAGGTGCTTGGCCCATGGAGCTGCCTAGAGCATTGTGGAGTTACCACATTACTGCCAGGACCTCCACTGGCCACTCATTATTCTCAATGGCCTATGGGTATAAGGCCATGCTCtcagttgaggcagcaatctccacacaccgGTGGGATACATATGATCCGACCACAAACCTTGCTTTACTCCGAGAGTCcctggaccttgtggaggagctctgtgaagcttctcagcttcgagtatCATCCTACCAGCAGAAAGTGGCctag